A window of the Pseudomonas furukawaii genome harbors these coding sequences:
- the dmpG gene encoding 4-hydroxy-2-oxovalerate aldolase, with protein MNLQGKNVTLHDMSLRDGMHAKRHQISLEQMIAVATGLDAAGMPLIEITHGDGLGGRSINYGFPAHSDEEYLRAVIPRLKQAKVSALLLPGIGTVDHLKMALDCGVSTIRVATHCTEADVSEQHIGMSRKLGADTVGFLMMAHMISAEKVLEQARLMESYGANCIYCTDSAGYMLPDEVSEKIGLLRAELNPATEIGFHGHHNMGMAIANSLAAIEAGASRIDGSVAGLGAGAGNTPLEVFVAVCKRMGVETGIDLYKIMDVAEDLVVPMMDQPIRVDRDALTLGYAGVYSSFLLFAQRAEKKYGVPARDILVELGRRGTVGGQEDMIEDLALDMSRARQNQKVSA; from the coding sequence ATGAATCTGCAAGGCAAGAACGTCACCCTGCACGACATGAGCCTGCGCGACGGCATGCACGCCAAGCGCCACCAGATCAGCCTCGAGCAGATGATCGCGGTCGCCACCGGCCTCGACGCCGCCGGCATGCCACTGATCGAGATCACCCACGGCGACGGCCTCGGCGGTCGCTCGATCAACTACGGTTTCCCCGCGCACAGCGACGAGGAATACCTGCGTGCGGTGATCCCGCGCCTCAAGCAGGCCAAGGTATCCGCCCTGCTGCTGCCGGGCATCGGCACGGTCGACCACCTGAAGATGGCGCTCGACTGTGGCGTCTCCACCATTCGAGTGGCCACGCATTGCACCGAGGCCGATGTCTCCGAGCAGCACATCGGCATGTCGCGCAAGCTGGGCGCCGATACCGTCGGCTTCCTGATGATGGCGCACATGATCAGCGCGGAAAAAGTGCTGGAGCAGGCGCGGCTGATGGAAAGCTACGGCGCCAACTGCATCTATTGCACCGACTCCGCCGGCTACATGCTGCCCGATGAAGTCAGCGAGAAGATCGGCCTGCTGCGCGCCGAGCTGAACCCGGCCACCGAGATCGGCTTCCACGGCCACCACAACATGGGCATGGCCATCGCCAACTCGCTGGCGGCCATCGAGGCCGGCGCCTCGCGCATCGACGGCTCGGTCGCAGGGCTAGGCGCGGGTGCCGGCAACACCCCGCTGGAAGTCTTCGTCGCGGTGTGCAAGCGCATGGGCGTGGAAACCGGCATCGACCTCTACAAGATCATGGATGTGGCCGAAGACCTCGTCGTGCCGATGATGGACCAGCCGATCCGCGTCGACCGCGATGCGCTGACCCTGGGCTATGCCGGCGTATACAGCTCATTCCTGCTGTTCGCCCAGCGCGCCGAGAAGAAATACGGCGTGCCGGCCCGCGACATTCTGGTCGAGCTGGGGCGCCGCGGCACCGTCGGTGGCCAGGAAGACATGATCGAAGACCTCGCCCTGGATATGTCCCGGGCCCGCCAGAACCAGAAGGTGAGCGCATGA
- the dmpH gene encoding 2-oxo-3-hexenedioate decarboxylase: protein MNRTLNREQVLALAEHIENAELQAHDIHKVTNDYPEMTFADAYDIQWEIRRRKEERGNKIVGLKMGLTSWAKMAQMGVETPIYGFLADYFSVPDGGTVDCSKLIHPKIEAEIAVVTKAPLVGPGCHIGDVIAAVDYVIPTVEVIDSRYENFKFDLISVVADNASSTRYITGGRMANLEEVDLRTLGVVMEKNGEVVELGAGAAVLGHPLSSVAMLANLLAERDEHIPAGTFIMTGGITAAVAVAPGDNITVRYQGLGSVSARFV, encoded by the coding sequence ATGAACCGTACCCTCAACCGCGAGCAGGTGCTGGCCCTGGCCGAGCACATCGAGAACGCCGAATTGCAGGCCCATGACATCCACAAGGTCACCAACGACTATCCCGAGATGACCTTCGCCGATGCCTACGACATCCAGTGGGAAATCCGCCGGCGCAAGGAGGAGCGCGGCAACAAGATCGTCGGCCTGAAGATGGGCCTGACCTCATGGGCGAAGATGGCACAGATGGGCGTGGAGACGCCGATCTACGGCTTTCTCGCCGACTACTTCAGCGTGCCCGACGGCGGCACGGTGGACTGTTCCAAGCTGATCCACCCCAAGATCGAGGCGGAAATCGCGGTGGTCACCAAGGCACCGCTGGTCGGGCCTGGTTGCCATATCGGCGACGTGATCGCCGCGGTCGACTACGTGATCCCCACCGTCGAGGTAATCGACTCGCGCTATGAGAATTTCAAGTTCGACCTGATCAGCGTGGTGGCCGACAACGCCTCGTCGACCCGCTACATCACCGGAGGCCGCATGGCCAACCTCGAGGAGGTCGACCTGCGCACTCTCGGCGTGGTGATGGAGAAGAACGGCGAGGTGGTGGAACTTGGTGCCGGCGCCGCAGTGCTCGGCCATCCGCTGTCCAGCGTGGCCATGCTGGCCAACCTGCTGGCAGAGCGCGACGAACACATACCGGCCGGCACCTTCATCATGACTGGCGGCATCACCGCCGCCGTCGCAGTAGCGCCGGGCGACAACATCACCGTGCGCTACCAGGGGCTTGGCAGCGTCTCCGCGCGCTTCGTCTGA
- a CDS encoding 2Fe-2S iron-sulfur cluster binding domain-containing protein translates to MPTVFEITVRPDGESFVCQPQQSVLRAMEAQNKHCLPVGCRGGGCGLCKVRVLTGDYECGRMSCKHVPVEAREQGYALACRLFARSDLCIERYSKPCYENTVDPQQREKVTS, encoded by the coding sequence ATGCCAACGGTCTTTGAAATCACTGTACGGCCTGATGGGGAGAGCTTCGTCTGCCAGCCGCAGCAGTCAGTGCTTCGTGCTATGGAGGCCCAGAACAAGCACTGCCTACCAGTTGGCTGTCGCGGCGGCGGGTGCGGCCTGTGTAAGGTGCGGGTGCTGACCGGTGATTACGAATGCGGGCGTATGAGCTGCAAGCACGTACCGGTAGAGGCCCGCGAACAAGGCTACGCCCTGGCCTGCCGACTGTTTGCCCGTAGCGATCTATGTATCGAGCGTTATTCAAAGCCGTGCTATGAAAATACGGTCGACCCACAACAAAGAGAAAAGGTGACGTCATGA
- a CDS encoding acetaldehyde dehydrogenase (acetylating): protein MSKKLKAAIIGPGNIGTDLVMKMLRSEWIEPVWMVGIDPESDGLKRAREFGLKTTAEGVDGLLPHVLEDDIRIAFDATSAYVHAENSRKLNELGVLMVDLTPAAIGPYCVPPVNLKQHVGTLEMNVNMVTCGGQATIPMVAAVSRVQPVAYGEIVATVSSRSIGPGTRKNIDEFTRTTAGAIEQVGGAKEGKAIIVVNPAEPPLMMRDTIHCLTETEPDQDAITASVHAMIAEVQKYVPGYRLKNGPVFDGNRVSIFMEVEGLGDYLPKYAGNLDIMTAAALRTGEMFAEEIASGTIQLPRREAALA from the coding sequence ATGAGCAAGAAACTGAAAGCCGCCATTATCGGCCCGGGCAACATCGGCACAGATCTGGTGATGAAGATGCTGCGTTCCGAGTGGATCGAGCCGGTCTGGATGGTCGGCATCGACCCCGAGTCCGATGGCCTCAAGCGCGCCCGCGAGTTCGGCCTGAAGACCACCGCCGAGGGCGTCGACGGCCTGCTGCCGCACGTGCTCGAGGACGATATCCGCATCGCCTTCGATGCCACCTCCGCCTATGTACACGCCGAGAACAGCCGCAAGCTCAACGAGCTGGGCGTGCTGATGGTCGACCTGACCCCGGCCGCCATCGGCCCGTACTGCGTGCCGCCGGTGAACCTCAAGCAGCATGTCGGCACGCTGGAAATGAACGTCAACATGGTCACCTGTGGTGGCCAGGCCACCATCCCGATGGTCGCCGCGGTATCGCGCGTGCAGCCGGTGGCCTACGGCGAGATCGTCGCCACCGTGTCCTCGCGCTCCATCGGCCCGGGCACCCGCAAGAACATCGACGAGTTCACCCGCACCACCGCCGGCGCCATCGAGCAGGTCGGCGGGGCCAAGGAAGGCAAGGCGATCATCGTCGTCAACCCGGCCGAGCCGCCGCTGATGATGCGCGACACCATCCACTGCCTGACCGAAACCGAACCGGACCAGGATGCGATCACCGCATCGGTCCACGCGATGATCGCCGAGGTGCAGAAGTACGTGCCCGGCTACCGGCTGAAGAATGGCCCGGTATTCGACGGCAACCGCGTCTCGATCTTCATGGAGGTCGAGGGCCTGGGCGACTACCTGCCCAAGTACGCCGGCAACCTCGACATCATGACCGCCGCCGCCCTGCGCACCGGCGAGATGTTCGCCGAGGAAATCGCCAGCGGCACCATTCAACTGCCACGTCGTGAAGCGGCACTGGCCTAA
- a CDS encoding FAD-binding oxidoreductase, whose product MNITASEPASGPWNPKRILAALRADASIGEVLAGADIEARYLNDWSGEEGGRPLALVRPHDTAEIARVMALCHAGRCPVVPQGGLTGLAGGATPIEGCVLVSLERMSGVVELDPASATMTVLAGTPLQVVQEAAQAAGFLFALDLGARGSCQIGGNIATNAGGNRVIRYGMARDLVLGLEAVLPDGTVLSMMNKMVKNNAGPDLKHLFIGTEGTLGIITQAVLRLHPGVSGANTALVAAPDFGSAIKLLRHAQHLLGGRVSAFEMMWQDYYAAATTAGGIAAPLPATYPLYVLLDLQAAAPEEDAARFEAMLEHALAEGWIADAAVAQSHTQTQAFWELRDAISEMLRTFAPTINFDVSAPISGIEECVARMREALARDFPGVRAIYFGHVGDGNVHIVVGSLPTDDRKTEQRIEAAFYAIVRSLSGSVSAEHGIGLHKRPWLHYSRNPAELSLIATVKRALDPHGIMNPGKILAS is encoded by the coding sequence ATGAACATCACTGCATCGGAACCGGCGTCCGGGCCCTGGAACCCTAAACGAATTCTGGCCGCGCTGCGCGCCGACGCCAGCATCGGCGAAGTGCTGGCGGGCGCCGACATCGAGGCCCGGTACCTGAACGACTGGAGCGGCGAGGAAGGCGGCAGGCCGCTGGCCTTGGTGCGCCCGCACGACACCGCCGAAATTGCGCGCGTGATGGCATTATGCCATGCAGGACGCTGCCCGGTGGTGCCGCAGGGCGGGCTGACCGGCCTGGCCGGCGGTGCCACGCCGATAGAAGGCTGCGTGCTCGTTTCACTGGAGCGCATGTCCGGCGTGGTCGAACTGGACCCTGCCTCAGCCACCATGACCGTGCTGGCCGGCACGCCGCTGCAGGTCGTTCAGGAAGCCGCGCAGGCGGCGGGCTTTCTGTTCGCGCTGGACCTGGGCGCGCGCGGCTCATGCCAGATCGGCGGCAACATCGCCACCAATGCGGGCGGCAACCGCGTGATCCGCTACGGCATGGCGCGCGACCTGGTGCTGGGACTGGAAGCCGTGCTGCCCGACGGAACCGTGCTGTCCATGATGAACAAGATGGTCAAGAACAATGCCGGCCCCGATCTGAAGCATCTGTTCATCGGCACCGAGGGCACGCTGGGCATCATCACGCAGGCCGTGCTCCGCCTGCATCCGGGCGTCTCGGGCGCCAATACCGCGTTGGTAGCCGCGCCCGATTTCGGCTCGGCCATCAAGCTGCTGCGCCATGCGCAGCACCTCCTGGGCGGCCGGGTCAGCGCATTCGAGATGATGTGGCAGGACTACTATGCCGCGGCCACAACCGCCGGCGGCATCGCCGCGCCGCTGCCGGCCACGTATCCACTATACGTGCTGCTGGACCTGCAGGCGGCCGCACCCGAAGAGGATGCGGCGCGCTTCGAGGCGATGTTGGAACACGCGCTGGCCGAAGGCTGGATCGCCGACGCCGCCGTGGCCCAATCTCACACGCAGACCCAAGCCTTCTGGGAACTGCGCGATGCCATCTCCGAGATGCTGCGCACCTTCGCGCCCACCATCAACTTCGACGTGTCCGCGCCCATCTCGGGCATCGAGGAATGCGTGGCCCGGATGCGCGAGGCGCTGGCGCGCGATTTCCCCGGCGTTCGGGCGATCTACTTCGGCCACGTCGGCGACGGCAACGTGCATATCGTGGTGGGTTCGCTGCCGACTGACGACCGCAAGACCGAACAGCGCATCGAGGCCGCATTCTACGCTATCGTGCGCAGCCTGTCGGGATCGGTCTCGGCCGAGCACGGCATTGGGCTGCACAAGCGGCCGTGGTTGCACTACAGCCGCAATCCGGCGGAGCTGTCCTTGATCGCGACGGTGAAGCGCGCGCTCGATCCGCACGGGATCATGAATCCGGGGAAGATTCTGGCGTCTTGA
- the salA gene encoding salicylate 1-monooxygenase gives MNDMNAKKPALRVAIVGGGISGLALALSLCKHSHLNVQLFEAAPAFGEVGAGVSFGPNAVRAIVGLGLGQAYFQVADRTPQPWEDIWFEWRRGSDASYLGATIAPGVGQSSVHRADFLDALVKHLPEGIAQFRKRATQIEQQGDELQVLFADGTEYRCDLLIGADGIKSALRSYVLEGQGLDHLEPRFSGTCAYRGMVDSLQLREAYRINGIDEHLVDVPQMYLGLYGHILTFPVRKGRIVNVVAFTSDRSQPEPTWPADAPWVREASQREMLDAFAGWGDAPRALLECIPAPTLWALHDLPELPGYVHGRVALIGDAAHAMLPHQGAGAGQGLEDAYFLARLLGDSRTETGNLPELLGAYDDLRRPHACRVQRTTVETGELYELRDPIVGADEQLVGEILATRFDWLWNHDLDADVAEARLRMGWEAHEQIALRQG, from the coding sequence ATGAACGACATGAACGCTAAGAAACCAGCCTTGCGCGTCGCTATAGTCGGCGGCGGAATTTCAGGCCTTGCCTTGGCATTGAGCTTGTGCAAACACTCCCATCTTAATGTGCAGCTATTCGAGGCTGCCCCGGCGTTCGGTGAAGTCGGTGCTGGTGTGTCCTTCGGGCCTAACGCAGTGCGCGCCATTGTCGGTTTGGGTTTGGGTCAAGCCTACTTTCAGGTTGCTGATCGGACTCCGCAGCCTTGGGAGGATATTTGGTTTGAATGGCGGCGCGGTAGCGATGCCAGCTATCTAGGCGCCACCATTGCGCCGGGCGTAGGTCAGTCCTCTGTACACAGGGCTGATTTCCTTGACGCCCTAGTAAAACACCTTCCAGAAGGTATCGCCCAATTTAGGAAGCGTGCCACCCAAATCGAGCAGCAGGGTGATGAACTGCAAGTGCTATTCGCCGACGGCACAGAGTACCGCTGCGATCTTCTAATCGGCGCCGACGGCATTAAGTCAGCGCTTCGTAGCTATGTGCTGGAAGGTCAGGGGCTGGATCATTTAGAACCACGTTTTAGCGGTACCTGTGCATACCGGGGCATGGTAGATAGCCTGCAACTGCGCGAAGCCTATAGAATAAATGGCATTGACGAGCACTTGGTGGATGTCCCGCAGATGTACTTAGGGCTCTATGGCCATATTCTTACCTTCCCGGTGAGAAAAGGCCGCATTGTCAACGTGGTAGCGTTCACCTCCGACCGTAGCCAGCCGGAACCGACTTGGCCCGCGGACGCTCCCTGGGTACGGGAAGCGAGCCAGCGCGAGATGCTCGATGCGTTCGCGGGCTGGGGCGATGCCCCGCGCGCCTTACTGGAGTGCATCCCGGCGCCAACTCTCTGGGCACTGCATGACCTGCCGGAACTGCCAGGCTACGTACACGGTCGGGTTGCCCTGATCGGCGACGCAGCGCACGCCATGCTGCCGCACCAAGGGGCCGGTGCAGGGCAAGGGCTTGAGGACGCCTATTTCCTCGCCCGGCTGTTGGGCGATAGTCGGACCGAAACAGGCAACCTCCCCGAGCTGCTTGGAGCTTACGACGACCTGCGCCGCCCTCATGCCTGTCGTGTGCAACGAACCACTGTGGAAACCGGCGAGTTATACGAGTTGCGCGACCCCATTGTAGGTGCGGACGAACAGCTGGTGGGGGAAATACTGGCGACTCGTTTCGACTGGCTATGGAACCATGATCTCGATGCCGATGTGGCTGAGGCCCGACTGCGCATGGGTTGGGAGGCGCATGAGCAAATTGCGCTGCGTCAAGGGTAA
- a CDS encoding alpha/beta fold hydrolase, which produces MNAPQQSPEIGREILAAGYRTNLHDQGEGFPVLLIHGSGPGVTAWANWRGIIPQLAQTRRVVAPDMLGFGYSERPADGQYSQARWVEHAIGVLDALGIQQADIVGNSFGGGLALALAIRHPERVRRLVLMGSVGVAFPITEGLEMAWGYTPSLANMRRLLDLFAHDRTLVNDELAELRYQASIRPGFQESFAAMFPPPRQNGVDDLASNEADIRALPHETLVIHGREDRIIPLQASLTLAQWIPNAQLHVFGHCGHWTQIEHAERFARLVENFLAEADALHS; this is translated from the coding sequence ATGAACGCACCGCAGCAAAGCCCTGAAATCGGTCGCGAAATCCTCGCCGCTGGCTACCGCACCAACCTGCATGATCAGGGCGAAGGCTTCCCGGTTCTGCTGATCCACGGCTCCGGGCCGGGCGTCACCGCCTGGGCCAACTGGCGCGGGATCATTCCGCAGCTGGCGCAGACGCGCCGGGTGGTCGCTCCGGACATGCTCGGCTTCGGCTACAGCGAACGTCCGGCCGATGGACAATACAGCCAGGCGCGCTGGGTCGAGCATGCCATCGGCGTGCTCGACGCCCTCGGCATCCAGCAGGCCGACATCGTCGGCAACTCGTTCGGCGGCGGGCTGGCGCTGGCACTGGCCATCCGTCACCCCGAGCGCGTGCGCCGGCTGGTGCTGATGGGCAGCGTCGGCGTGGCCTTTCCGATCACCGAGGGGCTGGAAATGGCGTGGGGCTACACGCCGTCGCTGGCCAACATGCGCAGGCTGCTCGATCTGTTCGCCCACGACCGCACCCTGGTCAACGACGAGCTGGCCGAGCTGCGCTACCAAGCCAGCATCCGCCCGGGCTTCCAGGAGTCGTTCGCCGCGATGTTCCCGCCGCCACGGCAGAACGGAGTCGACGATCTGGCCAGCAACGAGGCCGATATCCGCGCCCTGCCCCACGAAACCCTGGTCATCCATGGCCGCGAGGATCGGATCATCCCGCTGCAGGCTTCGCTGACCCTCGCGCAGTGGATTCCCAACGCCCAACTCCACGTCTTTGGCCATTGCGGCCACTGGACCCAGATCGAACACGCCGAGCGTTTCGCCCGCCTGGTCGAGAATTTCCTCGCCGAGGCCGACGCCCTCCATTCCTGA
- a CDS encoding catechol 2,3-dioxygenase gives MNKGIMRPGHVQLRVLDMSKALEHYVELLGLIEMDRDDQGRVYLKAWTEVDKFSVVLREADEPGMDFMGFKVVDEDALRQLERDLTAYGCAVEQLPAGELNSCGRRVRFQAPSGHHFELYADKEYTGKWGVNEVNPEAWPRDLKGMAAVRFDHCLLYGDELPATYDLFTKVLGFYLAEQVLDENGTRVAQFLSLSTKAHDVAFIHHPEKGRLHHVSFHLETWEDVLRAADLISMTDTSIDIGPTRHGLTHGKTIYFFDPSGNRSEVFCGGNYSYPDHKPVTWLAKDLGKAIFYHDRVLNERFMTVLT, from the coding sequence ATGAACAAAGGTATAATGCGCCCCGGCCATGTGCAGCTGCGTGTACTGGACATGAGCAAGGCCCTGGAACACTACGTCGAGTTGCTGGGCCTGATCGAGATGGACCGTGACGATCAGGGCCGTGTCTATCTCAAGGCTTGGACCGAAGTTGACAAATTCTCCGTGGTGCTACGCGAAGCCGACGAACCTGGTATGGATTTTATGGGTTTCAAGGTTGTGGATGAGGATGCTCTCCGGCAACTGGAGCGGGATCTGACGGCATATGGCTGTGCCGTTGAGCAGCTACCCGCAGGTGAGCTGAACAGTTGTGGCCGGCGCGTGCGCTTCCAGGCACCCTCCGGGCATCACTTCGAGTTGTATGCAGACAAGGAATATACTGGAAAGTGGGGTGTGAATGAGGTCAATCCCGAGGCATGGCCGCGCGATCTGAAAGGCATGGCGGCTGTGCGTTTCGATCATTGCCTACTGTATGGCGACGAATTGCCGGCGACCTATGACCTGTTCACCAAGGTGCTCGGCTTCTATCTGGCCGAACAGGTGCTGGACGAAAATGGCACGCGCGTCGCCCAGTTCCTCAGTCTGTCGACCAAGGCCCACGACGTGGCCTTCATTCACCATCCGGAAAAAGGCCGCCTCCATCATGTGTCCTTCCACCTCGAAACCTGGGAAGACGTGCTTCGCGCCGCCGACCTGATCTCCATGACCGACACCTCTATCGACATCGGCCCGACCCGTCATGGCCTGACCCACGGCAAGACCATCTACTTCTTCGACCCGTCCGGTAACCGCAGCGAGGTGTTCTGCGGCGGCAACTACAGCTATCCGGATCACAAGCCGGTGACCTGGCTGGCTAAGGACCTGGGCAAGGCGATCTTCTATCACGACCGTGTGCTCAACGAACGATTCATGACCGTGCTGACCTGA
- a CDS encoding 2-hydroxymuconate tautomerase has translation MPIAQIHILEGRSDEQKETLIREVSEAISRSLDAPLTSVRVIITEMPKGHFGIGGESAKAIGR, from the coding sequence ATGCCTATTGCCCAGATCCACATCCTTGAAGGCCGCAGCGACGAGCAGAAGGAAACCCTCATTCGCGAAGTCAGCGAGGCCATCTCGCGCTCCCTGGATGCGCCGCTGACCAGCGTGCGAGTGATTATAACCGAGATGCCCAAAGGCCACTTCGGCATCGGCGGCGAAAGCGCCAAGGCCATTGGTCGATGA
- a CDS encoding 2-hydroxymuconic semialdehyde dehydrogenase produces the protein MKEIKHFINGAFVDSASGRTFEDINPVNGQVIGRVHEAGRAEVDAAVRAARAALKGPWGKMTVAERAEILHRVADGVTARFDEFLEAECLDTGKPKSLASHIDIPRGAANFKVFADLIKNVPTEAFEMATPDGAGALNYGVRRPKGVIGVISPWNLPLLLMTWKVGPALACGNCVVVKPSEETPLTATLLGEVMQAAGVPAGVYNVVHGFGGDSAGAFLTEHPDVDAYTFTGETGTGETIMRAAAKGVRQVSLELGGKNAGIVFADCDLDKAIEGTLRSAFANCGQVCLGTERVYVERPIFDAFVARLKAGAEALKIGEPNDPEANFGPLISHKHREKVLSYYQQAVDDGATVVTGGGVPEMPAHLAGGAWVQPTIWTGLTDDSAVVTEEIFGPCCHIRPFDSEEEAIELANSLPYGLASAIWTENASRAHRVAGQIEAGIVWVNSWFLRDLRTAFGGSKQSGIGREGGVHSLEFYTELKNICVKL, from the coding sequence ATGAAAGAGATCAAGCATTTCATTAACGGTGCCTTCGTCGATTCGGCCAGCGGCCGCACCTTCGAGGACATCAACCCGGTCAATGGCCAGGTGATCGGCCGCGTGCACGAGGCCGGCCGCGCCGAGGTCGACGCCGCGGTCAGGGCGGCACGCGCTGCGCTGAAGGGACCATGGGGGAAGATGACGGTGGCCGAGCGCGCTGAGATTCTGCATCGCGTGGCCGATGGCGTCACGGCGCGCTTCGATGAGTTTCTCGAGGCCGAATGCCTGGACACCGGCAAGCCCAAATCCCTGGCCAGCCACATCGACATTCCGCGCGGCGCGGCCAATTTCAAGGTGTTCGCCGACCTGATCAAGAACGTGCCGACCGAAGCCTTCGAGATGGCCACCCCGGACGGCGCCGGTGCACTCAACTACGGCGTGCGCCGGCCCAAGGGGGTGATCGGCGTGATCAGCCCGTGGAACCTGCCGCTGCTGCTGATGACCTGGAAAGTCGGCCCGGCCCTGGCCTGCGGCAACTGCGTGGTGGTCAAACCATCCGAGGAAACCCCGCTGACCGCCACCCTGCTCGGCGAGGTGATGCAGGCCGCCGGTGTGCCGGCCGGCGTGTACAACGTGGTGCACGGTTTCGGCGGCGATTCGGCCGGGGCCTTCCTCACCGAGCACCCGGACGTCGACGCCTACACCTTCACCGGCGAGACCGGCACCGGCGAAACCATCATGCGCGCCGCGGCCAAGGGCGTGCGCCAGGTGTCGCTGGAGCTGGGCGGCAAGAACGCCGGCATCGTCTTCGCCGACTGTGACCTGGACAAGGCCATCGAGGGCACCCTGCGCTCGGCCTTCGCCAACTGCGGCCAAGTCTGCCTGGGCACCGAGCGGGTGTATGTCGAGCGGCCGATCTTCGACGCGTTCGTCGCCCGCCTGAAGGCCGGCGCCGAAGCGTTGAAGATCGGCGAACCGAACGATCCAGAGGCCAATTTCGGCCCGCTGATCAGCCACAAGCACCGTGAAAAAGTCCTCAGTTACTACCAGCAGGCAGTCGACGACGGCGCCACCGTTGTCACCGGCGGCGGCGTGCCGGAGATGCCGGCGCACCTGGCCGGCGGCGCCTGGGTGCAGCCGACCATCTGGACCGGCCTGACCGACGATTCGGCGGTGGTCACCGAGGAAATCTTCGGCCCCTGCTGCCATATCCGCCCGTTCGACAGCGAGGAGGAAGCCATTGAACTGGCCAACAGCCTGCCTTACGGCCTGGCCTCGGCGATCTGGACCGAGAACGCTTCGCGCGCCCACCGCGTCGCCGGGCAGATCGAGGCCGGCATCGTCTGGGTCAACAGCTGGTTCCTGCGCGACCTGCGCACCGCCTTCGGCGGCAGCAAGCAGTCGGGCATCGGGCGCGAAGGGGGTGTGCACTCGCTGGAATTCTACACCGAGCTGAAAAACATCTGTGTGAAACTCTGA
- a CDS encoding GlcG/HbpS family heme-binding protein has translation MRTTNQRSLHWEAAYAATRAAVAHAEKLGVRINVCVVDHSGLPLAYLRMNGAFLHSREIAEDKAYTAVSFGFSTRDWLDVLGDNPRLRIGLPRRERLVVFGGGLPILLDGECIGGIGVSGADEGQDEACAAAGLAAIGHHEASSLG, from the coding sequence ATGAGAACAACGAATCAACGCTCGCTGCACTGGGAAGCCGCCTATGCCGCCACCCGTGCGGCCGTGGCACATGCAGAGAAGCTAGGCGTGCGCATTAACGTCTGCGTGGTTGACCACTCCGGCCTGCCGTTGGCCTATCTCCGCATGAACGGCGCCTTTCTACATTCACGGGAAATTGCCGAAGACAAGGCATACACCGCCGTGAGCTTCGGCTTCTCCACCCGCGACTGGCTCGACGTGCTGGGTGACAACCCGCGCCTGCGCATCGGCCTGCCAAGACGCGAGCGGCTGGTGGTGTTCGGCGGGGGCCTGCCGATCCTGCTCGATGGTGAATGCATCGGCGGCATCGGCGTCTCTGGGGCCGACGAGGGGCAGGACGAAGCCTGCGCGGCAGCGGGCTTGGCGGCCATAGGGCATCATGAGGCATCCAGTTTGGGGTAG
- the dmpE gene encoding 2-oxopent-4-enoate hydratase, with protein MDKTLINELGDELYQAMVQRETVSPLTSRGFDITVEDAYHISLRMLERRLAAGERVIGKKIGVTSKAVQNMLSVHQPDFGYLTDAMVYNSGEAMPISERLIQPRAEGEIAFILKKDLMGPGVTNADVLAATECVIPCFEVVDSRIQDWKIKIQDTVADNASCGLFVLGDQAVSPRQVDLVTCGMLVEKNGQLLSTGAGAAALGSPVNCVAWLANTLGHFGIGLKAGEVILSGSLVPLEPVKAGDFMRVEIGGIGSASVRFI; from the coding sequence ATGGACAAGACATTGATCAACGAACTCGGCGACGAGCTCTACCAGGCGATGGTCCAGCGCGAGACCGTGTCGCCGCTGACCAGCCGCGGCTTCGACATCACGGTCGAGGACGCCTACCACATCTCCCTGCGCATGCTCGAACGCCGCCTGGCGGCCGGCGAGCGGGTGATCGGCAAGAAGATCGGCGTCACCAGCAAGGCCGTGCAGAACATGCTCAGCGTGCACCAGCCGGACTTCGGCTACCTCACCGATGCCATGGTCTACAACAGCGGCGAGGCAATGCCGATCAGCGAGCGGCTGATCCAGCCACGCGCCGAGGGCGAGATCGCCTTCATCCTCAAGAAGGATTTGATGGGGCCGGGCGTGACCAACGCCGACGTGCTGGCTGCCACCGAATGCGTGATCCCCTGCTTCGAAGTGGTCGATTCGCGCATCCAGGACTGGAAGATCAAGATCCAGGACACCGTCGCGGACAACGCCTCCTGCGGGCTGTTCGTGCTGGGGGACCAGGCCGTCTCACCGCGCCAGGTCGATCTGGTCACCTGCGGCATGCTGGTTGAGAAGAACGGCCAGCTGCTCTCCACCGGCGCTGGAGCGGCTGCGCTCGGCTCGCCGGTCAACTGCGTGGCCTGGCTGGCCAACACCCTCGGCCACTTCGGCATTGGCCTCAAGGCCGGCGAAGTGATCCTGTCCGGCTCGCTGGTTCCGCTGGAACCGGTCAAGGCCGGTGATTTCATGCGCGTCGAGATCGGCGGCATCGGCAGCGCCTCCGTGCGCTTCATCTGA